The sequence AGGACGAGGCGCCGATCGAAGAGCCGGAGACGCCTGAGGTCGTGACCGAGGCGGGCGAAGCCTATGCGATGTGTTCGTCGCTGGCCTCCTCATTCGCACCCGACGATGGCGAAACCGGGCAATCCGGAGCCGTTGCGGACGAGGAGGATGAGGGGTTGAGGCCCCTGCCCGACAAATTGCTCGCTGAGCTGACTGCCTATCGCACGCTGGCGCTGCGCGAGGCGGTGGGTAGAGATCCGACGATCGCGTTTCTTGCCGCCCTCCACGCCATTTGCCTGCGGCTATTCTATCGCTATGCCGTGGACACCTGTCTCGAGATCGAAGCCAAGAATGTCTCCTTCGGCGCGCAGGCTCCGGGGCTCTCCGACACGCCGCTCGCGGATAAGGTCGACGCCCGCCATCTCGACTGGTCCCGGCAGTTGCCGGCGGAGCCGCAGGACCTGTGGGACGTCTTGACGACCTTCGACGTTGATACGCGCCAGCGTCTGTTCGCGCATTGCGTCTCGTTGACCCTGAACGCCGTGCACGAGCCCTGGAGCCGCCGGCCGCGGGCGATGGCCCATGCCGACCGTCTCGCCTCGACGCTCTCTCTCGACGTCGCCGCGACGGGCTGGACGCCCACGGTCGACAATTTCCTCGGCCGGGTCACCAAGGCGCGTATCATCCAGGCAGTGCGCGAGGCGAAAGGCGCCGATTTCGCCCGACGGATCGAGACGCTCAAGAAGGGCGATATGGCGCGAGAGGCGGAAACGCTTCTGACTGGCGCGGGCTGGCTGCCCGAGCCGCTGCGCACCCCGGGCCATGGGTCGCAGGCCGCATTGGAAGGGAGTTCTCTCTCGGCGCCGGAGGAAGCCGCCGCAGTCGAAGAAGGCGCGGCGGCGGAAGGCGACCCCGCCTTCGACGAAATTGTCGCGTCTGATGAGGATGCCGAGCCGGCGCCGGTCGACGACGCTCAAAGCATCGCCGCCGAGTAGACCTCCAAAAGGTCAACTGCGCATGGGCTCGCCAGAAATGGCGGGCCCTTTTCTTGTTGGAGGCGATTCCATGTCGAGTTCAGTTGCGTCGGATTTGTCGCGCCGCCTTGCGCAGGACGCCGAGGCGGTCTGTCGATACTATTTGTCAAGCGGGCGGCGTCACGGCCGTTACTGGATCGTTGGCGACGCCCGCAATAACCCGGGCCGCAGCCTGTTCGTTAGGTTGACGGGTCCAGAGACCGGCAAGGGCGCCGCGGGGCATTGGACTGATGCGGCCTCGGGAGAATATGGCGACCTCCTCGACGTCATTCGCGAGAGCGCCGGTTTGAAGGATTTTTCCGACGTTCTAGACGAAGCGCGGCGATTCCTCAGGCTGCCGAGCGCCGAACCACGGCCGAAGCAGAGGCTCGATCGCAAACAGACAGGCTCTCCGGATTCGGCGCGCCGCCTGTTCGCCCTATCACGGCCGATCGGAGGCACATTGGCGGAGCGCTATTTGCATCATCGGGGGATCGCAACGCTACGGAATCTCGAAAGCCTCCGTTTTCATCCACGCTGCTACTACCGATCCGGGGACGGGTCGGCCCCTGAAACCTGGCCCGCGATGATTGCGGCGGTCACCGACCTCGAGGGCAAGATCACCGGCGTGCATCGCACATGGCTCGACAGGTCGGGGCGCGGCAAGGCGCCGGTCGGCTCCCCACGACGCGCCATGGGGGAACTCCTCGGCAATGGCGTCCGGTTCGGCGCGCCGCTCGACGTGATGGCGGCGGGCGAAGGCATCGAAACCGTGCTCTCGGTTCGATGTCTTCTGCCCAGCATGCCGATGATCGCGGCGCTCTCCTCCGCGCATCTCGCCGCTATCCATTTCCCTGAGACCTTGCGCCGCCTTTATGTCCTGCGCGACAACGACCCCGCCGGCGAAAGGGCTTCGGCGAGCCTTATCGACCGCGCGATCGCCGAGGGGATCGAGGCGATCACCCTCACACCCGAACAGGGCGATTTCAACGACGATTTGCCCCGCGCTGGCGAACAAGGGCTGCACGCGGCGCTCAGAGGCCAACTTGCGCCTCAGGACGTTGACAGGTTCATGAGGCTGTCGCCGTGACCGGGTTTTGCGCAGGAGCAGGCGCCCAAGACCCTGCCCTCGCGCGTCGCGCCAATCGCCTTCTTTCCTTTTGTCGGAGCCCGCCGCAGTCCCGGCCTTCTGAGAGGGCGACCCTTGCGTCGGGGCGCGCCGCCTTGGCAATGGCTGCGGCCGGCTATTTTCCGTCGCGCCCTGCGGGCGCTTTACAGCGCCAGGCAAAATAGCCGGCGCTTCGCCATCCTTCGCTACGCTGCGGCCGGTCGCTGCGCGCCCCGGTGCCAGCCGGCCCCGCCCGCCGCCTTTTGTCGCCACGAAGGCCGCGAGGGTCGCGGCCGATCCGACGAAGGAGAGCGTCAATGACGACCAATCACGACGATCAAGACATCAGGACAATTCCTGCCGCTTCCTCGACCGAGCGCGTTCTCGCCGAACTTCAACTCTATGGCTATCGCCCCTTCCACGAGGAGCCCGACCCCCGGCCGCTGCCCGACGCCTCCGCGATCACCGGCGCCGTCTCCGACATCTTCGACGCCCTCCTCGCGACGTTGACTGACACGCGCCTCGAGCCCGATCTCGAGGAACTGCTCTGGTCGACGGTCAACCTCTTCCACCGAGCGGTCCTTCGCGTCGAGCGCGACCTCGACGACAATGAGCAGGCGCAGCGGCGCAGCCAAAAGGAACAGGACGGCTCGGAAATCCGCTCGGTGGAGTTGGAGCGCCTGATCTGCGAAGGGCAAACGCTGCTCGAACGCCGCGACAGTTTGGAGCTCTTCCGCGACCAGGCCGCCGACGCCTTCGAATTGCACACCGGTTCGTCCTGGCGCCCCCGCACGGGCTCCAAGGTCAACCATCGCTCCTTGACGGCCGCCATGATCGACAGCCGCGATTTTCTCGCCGCCAAGCGCCGGCTAGAGTCCGAGCCGCTCCTTCCCGCCGGCCCACGTATCGCCTTCACCGGCGGGCTCGACTTCAACGACCATCGCGCGATCTGGGATCGCCTGGACAAGGCGCGCACGAAACATCCCGACATGGTGCTGTTGCACGGCGGTTCCCCCAAAGGGGCC is a genomic window of Methylocystis echinoides containing:
- a CDS encoding toprim domain-containing protein, which encodes MSSSVASDLSRRLAQDAEAVCRYYLSSGRRHGRYWIVGDARNNPGRSLFVRLTGPETGKGAAGHWTDAASGEYGDLLDVIRESAGLKDFSDVLDEARRFLRLPSAEPRPKQRLDRKQTGSPDSARRLFALSRPIGGTLAERYLHHRGIATLRNLESLRFHPRCYYRSGDGSAPETWPAMIAAVTDLEGKITGVHRTWLDRSGRGKAPVGSPRRAMGELLGNGVRFGAPLDVMAAGEGIETVLSVRCLLPSMPMIAALSSAHLAAIHFPETLRRLYVLRDNDPAGERASASLIDRAIAEGIEAITLTPEQGDFNDDLPRAGEQGLHAALRGQLAPQDVDRFMRLSP
- a CDS encoding DUF2493 domain-containing protein; its protein translation is MTTNHDDQDIRTIPAASSTERVLAELQLYGYRPFHEEPDPRPLPDASAITGAVSDIFDALLATLTDTRLEPDLEELLWSTVNLFHRAVLRVERDLDDNEQAQRRSQKEQDGSEIRSVELERLICEGQTLLERRDSLELFRDQAADAFELHTGSSWRPRTGSKVNHRSLTAAMIDSRDFLAAKRRLESEPLLPAGPRIAFTGGLDFNDHRAIWDRLDKARTKHPDMVLLHGGSPKGAELIASCWANARKVSQIAFKPDWGRHAKAAPFKRNDQILETLPIGVIVFPGSGVSANLADKARKLGIPVWQFEDGGA